In Chryseobacterium gleum, a single genomic region encodes these proteins:
- a CDS encoding DASH family cryptochrome: MPKKQKINILWFTKDLRTRDSESLYNIMQEDLPFLAVFVFDSDLFAQKQFGFRKIGKYRARFLLESIEDLKQRLAKKNIPLLVRQNKTENVFEEIAKEFEIVKIFCQQEWTKEETDLQTKIRKTVPYAFWEKSYSQFLLHPFFVCKVLDKIPDLFTTFRNKIEKNLLIRPEFETEQLICYKSEIHFESDKITLRSLGFEDFDTDARSAFPFPGGETEGLRRLHSYFPETQHLSRYKETRNGLVGTEYSSKFSPWLSCGSLSAVTIYHEIKRFEKKFGSNESTYWLFFELLWRDFFRYVSLQHKDLIFRKKGITHRQYSASHHQELIRKWKNGETTSDFVNANMIELQKTGWMSNRGRQNAASYFCKTLNQDWRIGAAYFEEMLIDYDVHSNYGNWMYLAGVGNDSRNRTFNPERQAELYDPKQEFRRLWLKM, from the coding sequence ATGCCGAAAAAACAAAAAATCAACATCCTTTGGTTCACCAAAGACCTGAGAACTCGGGATTCGGAATCATTATACAACATCATGCAGGAAGATCTGCCTTTTCTTGCGGTGTTTGTTTTTGACTCTGATCTTTTTGCCCAAAAACAATTCGGTTTCAGAAAAATCGGAAAGTACAGAGCCCGGTTTTTACTGGAAAGTATTGAAGATTTAAAACAAAGATTAGCTAAAAAAAATATTCCGTTGTTAGTACGACAAAATAAAACGGAAAATGTTTTTGAAGAAATAGCTAAAGAATTTGAAATCGTAAAAATTTTCTGTCAGCAGGAATGGACAAAAGAGGAGACCGACCTTCAAACGAAAATTCGAAAAACGGTTCCCTATGCGTTTTGGGAAAAATCTTATTCACAGTTTTTACTGCATCCTTTTTTTGTCTGTAAAGTGTTGGATAAAATTCCGGACCTTTTTACCACCTTCAGGAATAAGATTGAGAAAAACCTGCTGATTCGTCCAGAATTTGAAACGGAACAGCTGATCTGCTATAAATCTGAAATTCATTTCGAAAGCGATAAAATTACGCTCCGGTCTTTAGGTTTTGAAGATTTTGACACAGATGCAAGAAGTGCTTTTCCCTTTCCGGGAGGAGAAACTGAAGGCTTAAGACGTTTACATTCCTATTTCCCGGAAACCCAACATCTGAGCAGATATAAAGAAACGCGGAACGGCCTGGTGGGGACGGAATACAGTTCAAAATTTTCGCCATGGCTGTCCTGCGGAAGTCTTTCTGCTGTGACAATTTATCACGAAATCAAACGGTTTGAAAAAAAGTTCGGCAGCAATGAGTCAACCTATTGGCTGTTTTTTGAGCTGCTTTGGCGGGATTTTTTTCGCTATGTTTCCTTACAGCATAAGGATTTGATTTTCCGAAAAAAAGGGATTACCCATAGACAATATTCGGCATCCCATCATCAGGAGCTTATCCGAAAATGGAAAAATGGAGAGACAACCTCCGATTTTGTCAATGCCAATATGATTGAATTACAAAAAACAGGCTGGATGAGCAACAGAGGAAGACAGAATGCAGCCTCCTATTTCTGCAAAACGTTGAATCAGGATTGGAGAATAGGGGCTGCTTATTTTGAGGAAATGCTGATTGATTATGATGTTCACAGCAATTACGGCAACTGGATGTATCTCGCAGGAGTAGGAAACGATAGCCGCAACCGGACTTTTAATCCGGAAAGGCAGGCAGAACTCTATGACCCCAAACAGGAATTCAGAAGACTATGGCTAAAAATGTAA
- a CDS encoding SDR family NAD(P)-dependent oxidoreductase has translation MKNIIIVGSGKGIGLATAKILSEQNKIIGISRTENPELNHPNIEFHQMDILSGNLDEITFPEVVDGLVYAPGSINLKPFNRLSIDDFRNDFEINVAGAVKIIQKLLPNLKKSESASVVLFSSVAAKLGMPFHTSIAASKNAVEGLTKSLAAEFAAQKIRVNAIAPSLTDTPLASNLLSTPEKKEAAAKRHPLQRVGTAEEIAEMTAFLVSDRSSWITGQIFGIDGGMGSIKL, from the coding sequence ATGAAAAATATAATCATCGTAGGATCCGGAAAGGGAATTGGGCTGGCAACGGCAAAAATCCTCTCCGAACAAAATAAAATCATAGGAATTTCCAGAACGGAAAACCCTGAACTGAATCATCCTAATATAGAGTTCCATCAGATGGATATTCTTTCCGGAAATTTAGATGAAATTACTTTTCCTGAAGTGGTAGATGGATTGGTTTACGCTCCCGGAAGTATTAATCTTAAACCGTTTAACAGGCTCTCCATAGATGATTTCAGGAATGATTTTGAAATTAATGTTGCAGGAGCCGTGAAAATTATTCAAAAACTTTTGCCGAATCTTAAAAAATCTGAGAGTGCTTCTGTGGTACTCTTCAGTTCTGTGGCGGCGAAACTGGGAATGCCATTTCATACTTCCATTGCAGCCAGCAAAAATGCAGTGGAAGGCCTTACCAAAAGTTTAGCAGCGGAATTTGCAGCTCAGAAAATCAGGGTCAATGCCATAGCTCCTTCTTTAACTGATACTCCGCTCGCCTCAAACCTCTTATCTACTCCTGAAAAAAAAGAAGCAGCGGCTAAAAGACATCCTCTTCAAAGAGTTGGAACTGCGGAAGAAATAGCGGAAATGACTGCATTTTTGGTATCGGATAGATCTTCCTGGATTACCGGACAGATTTTTGGAATAGACGGTGGTATGGGAAGTATAAAACTTTAA
- a CDS encoding helix-turn-helix domain-containing protein, with protein sequence MASKKSNHSVKRFNSLADVMEASGFPPPKHPLIVLLNGVDKSLTGRAPNKSHVLNYYKIAFKPDAGGELMYGQTKFDFKEGGLFFVAPQQILSSIEEKDKEETAEQKILSPQITLLIDPDFLLQYPLAQKIHQYHFFSYAANEALHLSAKEKETILSLFRDIEEELENRIDDMSHNVIISQIELLLNYAQRFYNRQFLTRKQNYPSFTDRIDQLLEDYFNSDKVLNAGIPTVNYLADQLHMSPGYLSDLLRNLTGQNTQQFIHDKMIYRAKNMLSATDLSISEIAFELGFEQPQSFSRLFKLKTRQSPQQYRAQFN encoded by the coding sequence ATGGCTTCAAAAAAATCAAATCATTCCGTAAAAAGATTTAATTCGCTGGCCGATGTTATGGAGGCCTCTGGTTTTCCGCCTCCGAAGCACCCTTTAATTGTTTTGTTAAATGGCGTAGACAAGTCGCTGACAGGCCGTGCACCTAATAAATCGCATGTATTGAATTATTATAAAATAGCTTTTAAACCAGATGCCGGGGGAGAGTTAATGTATGGACAGACTAAATTTGATTTTAAAGAGGGTGGTTTGTTTTTTGTAGCTCCTCAGCAGATTCTTTCTTCAATAGAAGAGAAGGACAAAGAGGAAACTGCGGAACAAAAAATACTCAGTCCGCAGATCACATTGCTTATAGATCCCGATTTTTTACTGCAATATCCATTGGCACAAAAGATCCATCAGTACCACTTTTTTTCATATGCTGCCAATGAAGCGCTGCACCTTTCGGCCAAAGAAAAAGAAACCATTCTGTCGCTATTCAGAGATATAGAAGAAGAGCTGGAAAATCGTATAGATGACATGAGTCATAATGTGATCATTTCCCAGATTGAACTGTTGCTAAATTATGCCCAGCGATTTTATAACAGGCAGTTTCTGACCCGAAAACAAAACTACCCTAGTTTTACCGATCGTATTGATCAGTTGTTGGAAGATTATTTTAACAGTGATAAAGTCCTGAATGCCGGAATTCCAACTGTGAACTATTTAGCTGACCAGCTGCATATGTCACCTGGGTATTTAAGTGATTTATTAAGAAATCTTACAGGTCAAAACACTCAGCAATTTATTCACGATAAAATGATTTATAGAGCAAAGAACATGTTATCTGCCACAGATCTTAGTATTTCTGAAATTGCCTTCGAATTAGGTTTTGAACAGCCTCAATCCTTTAGCCGATTGTTTAAATTAAAAACCCGGCAAAGTCCTCAACAATATAGAGCTCAGTTCAATTAA
- a CDS encoding TIGR03643 family protein, translating into MKKKFNIQETDRIIEMAWEDRTPFEAIAFQFDISESEVIELMRTELKESSYKLWRKRVNSGVSQKHLKKRNQEINRFKCSRQRSISNNKISKR; encoded by the coding sequence ATGAAAAAAAAATTCAACATACAGGAAACAGACCGGATTATTGAGATGGCCTGGGAAGACCGTACTCCGTTTGAAGCTATAGCATTTCAGTTTGATATCAGCGAATCCGAAGTGATTGAACTGATGCGTACTGAATTAAAAGAATCGAGTTATAAACTTTGGAGAAAGAGAGTGAATTCCGGAGTGAGCCAAAAACACCTGAAAAAACGAAACCAGGAAATCAACCGCTTTAAATGCAGCAGACAAAGGAGCATCAGCAATAATAAAATTTCTAAAAGATAA
- a CDS encoding SDR family NAD(P)-dependent oxidoreductase, with translation MENRQKEKVWFITGSSRGFGKIWTEAALKRGDKVAATARDIRSIATLKETYGDQVLILELDVTNVTQVQNAITRANEYFGRLDIVFNNAGYSLVGTIEESGTDEVKALYETNIIGPVHVIQAALPILRAQGYGHILGTSSAVGIYSNPLIGYYCSSKFAFEAIHDSLAKEVAAFGIKVTLIEPGAYNTEFGSTESLKIASKKLSDYDDLKNQLMKNLQKLERGNPLATTNAIFAVVDAENPPLRLLLGKNDLPHIQQIYSERIQEWETWKPISVAAQG, from the coding sequence ATGGAAAATAGACAGAAAGAAAAAGTTTGGTTCATTACCGGATCTTCAAGAGGTTTTGGAAAAATATGGACAGAGGCAGCGTTGAAACGAGGAGACAAGGTAGCTGCCACAGCACGTGATATCAGGAGTATTGCCACATTAAAAGAAACGTATGGCGATCAGGTCCTGATTCTTGAATTGGATGTAACCAATGTTACCCAAGTACAAAATGCTATTACCAGGGCCAACGAATATTTTGGAAGATTAGATATTGTATTCAATAATGCAGGATATTCATTGGTAGGAACAATTGAAGAGAGTGGCACCGATGAGGTAAAAGCCTTGTATGAAACCAATATTATAGGACCGGTTCATGTAATTCAGGCAGCTTTACCTATACTTCGGGCGCAGGGTTATGGCCATATTTTGGGAACGTCCAGCGCCGTTGGCATTTACAGTAATCCTCTCATTGGCTATTATTGTTCTTCAAAGTTTGCCTTTGAAGCGATTCATGATAGTTTAGCTAAAGAAGTTGCAGCATTTGGTATCAAAGTAACGCTGATTGAACCGGGGGCATATAATACTGAATTTGGCAGTACCGAATCATTAAAAATCGCCAGCAAAAAACTATCGGATTATGATGATTTGAAAAATCAGCTGATGAAAAATTTACAAAAGCTGGAACGGGGAAATCCTCTGGCCACAACTAACGCTATATTTGCTGTTGTAGATGCTGAAAACCCACCACTTAGATTGCTGTTGGGTAAAAATGATTTGCCACATATCCAACAGATCTATTCAGAAAGAATTCAGGAATGGGAAACCTGGAAACCTATTTCAGTAGCGGCACAAGGTTAA
- a CDS encoding DUF2256 domain-containing protein produces MPAKLPSKICEVCGLPFNWRKKWKKNWDEIKYCSERCRKNKKSTSFGSPKT; encoded by the coding sequence ATGCCAGCCAAATTACCGTCCAAAATCTGTGAAGTTTGCGGATTGCCTTTCAACTGGCGGAAAAAGTGGAAAAAAAACTGGGATGAAATAAAATATTGCAGCGAAAGATGCCGAAAAAACAAAAAATCAACATCCTTTGGTTCACCAAAGACCTGA
- a CDS encoding MarR family winged helix-turn-helix transcriptional regulator — translation MNTDFFIDLLHQVKEFESSEGCTSHPTVEDFRLWINDQKYRKESPTKLFKNEQHTVSFTENEICKQVLLLARYSKQLVRKGLNDFPELANEEFTYLYRLKDEPNLTKIQLIERNGHEKQTGTQIIKRLLEYNLIEEKNDIEDKRSKRLNITKKGEDYFHRSIEKVNMTSKVLTGKLDNNEKKELLELLRKLNDFHANLYFQYKNSSIDELLKYFK, via the coding sequence ATGAATACTGATTTTTTCATTGATCTGCTTCACCAGGTAAAAGAATTTGAAAGCTCTGAGGGCTGTACATCCCATCCAACCGTTGAGGATTTCCGGCTTTGGATAAATGATCAAAAATATAGAAAAGAAAGTCCGACCAAGCTTTTCAAAAATGAACAGCATACGGTATCCTTTACCGAAAATGAAATCTGCAAACAGGTCCTGCTCTTAGCAAGATATTCAAAGCAGCTCGTCAGAAAAGGATTGAATGATTTTCCGGAATTAGCCAACGAAGAATTCACATACCTATATCGACTGAAAGACGAGCCCAATCTGACTAAAATCCAGCTTATAGAAAGAAACGGACATGAAAAACAGACCGGTACCCAAATCATCAAACGTTTATTAGAATACAATTTGATTGAAGAAAAAAATGACATCGAAGACAAAAGAAGCAAACGTCTTAATATTACAAAAAAAGGAGAAGATTATTTCCATCGCTCTATAGAAAAAGTGAATATGACTTCAAAAGTTCTTACCGGAAAGCTTGACAATAATGAAAAAAAAGAGCTTCTGGAATTGCTCAGAAAGCTGAATGATTTTCATGCCAATCTTTACTTTCAATATAAAAACTCCAGCATTGATGAATTACTGAAGTATTTTAAATAG
- a CDS encoding cryptochrome/photolyase family protein — translation MAKNVKHTAQLIFPHQLFEDTDYLIKDQPVFLIEEFLFFRQYAFHKQKIAFHRATMKFYEDHLKKSGFEVEYIESSSKYSDIRNLIQKLEKDHFKTIQTTDVCDHWLEKRLKETKLNLEMPNSPLFINTQEDLKDYFEGKNLYHQTDFYKQQRITRNILMKGGKPLGGKWTYDTENRKKYPKNKKAPFIHFPKNNEYYQEAKAYTEKYFSTNYGTLTDEQLYPTTFKEAEQWLEQFLEMRFPEFGIYEDSIVEKEYFLHHSVLSPMMNVGLLTAEHVLEKAISFARENDIPVNSVEGFVRQILGWREFVRGVYLYQGVYQRNKNYWQHKQKLPESFYTAQTGIRPVDSSIQKILKTGYAHHIERLMIFANLMNLCQIDPDEIYQWFMEMFIDAYDWVMVPNVYGMSSFSDGGKMSTKPYISGSHYIKKMSDYPDGEWAGQWDALFWNFINDNKEFFAKNPRLGMMLRTFEKMPEEKRQQHIKTAKEVIKNLK, via the coding sequence ATGGCTAAAAATGTAAAACATACCGCTCAGCTAATTTTTCCTCATCAGCTTTTTGAGGACACAGATTATCTTATCAAAGATCAACCTGTATTTTTGATAGAAGAATTCCTGTTTTTCAGGCAATATGCCTTTCACAAACAGAAAATTGCCTTTCATCGCGCAACGATGAAATTCTATGAAGATCACCTCAAAAAATCAGGATTTGAAGTTGAATATATTGAAAGTTCATCGAAATACTCAGACATCAGGAACTTAATTCAGAAACTTGAAAAAGATCATTTTAAAACGATACAAACAACAGATGTTTGTGATCATTGGCTGGAAAAAAGACTGAAGGAAACAAAACTGAACCTCGAAATGCCGAACAGTCCTCTTTTTATAAACACTCAAGAAGACCTGAAAGATTATTTTGAAGGAAAGAATTTGTATCACCAGACCGACTTTTACAAGCAACAGAGAATCACCCGGAACATTCTGATGAAAGGAGGAAAACCTCTGGGTGGAAAATGGACCTATGATACGGAAAACCGAAAGAAGTATCCGAAAAATAAAAAAGCACCTTTCATACATTTCCCGAAAAACAATGAGTATTATCAGGAAGCGAAAGCATATACGGAAAAATATTTCTCCACAAATTACGGCACCCTTACTGATGAACAGCTCTACCCTACCACTTTCAAAGAAGCTGAGCAATGGCTGGAGCAATTTCTGGAAATGCGTTTTCCTGAATTTGGCATTTACGAAGACAGCATCGTAGAAAAAGAATATTTTCTGCACCATAGTGTTCTTTCTCCTATGATGAACGTGGGACTTTTAACAGCAGAGCATGTTTTGGAAAAAGCCATTTCATTCGCCAGGGAAAATGATATTCCGGTGAATTCGGTGGAAGGTTTTGTGAGACAGATTTTAGGATGGCGAGAATTCGTTCGCGGTGTTTATCTTTATCAGGGTGTATATCAGCGGAATAAAAATTACTGGCAACACAAGCAGAAACTCCCGGAGTCCTTTTATACCGCCCAAACAGGAATCAGGCCGGTTGACAGTTCAATTCAGAAAATTCTGAAAACTGGTTATGCACATCACATCGAAAGACTGATGATTTTTGCTAATCTGATGAACCTTTGTCAAATTGATCCTGATGAAATATACCAATGGTTCATGGAAATGTTCATTGATGCTTACGATTGGGTAATGGTTCCGAATGTGTATGGTATGAGCAGTTTTTCAGACGGAGGCAAAATGAGTACAAAACCCTACATCAGCGGCAGCCATTACATCAAAAAAATGAGCGATTATCCCGATGGGGAATGGGCCGGCCAATGGGATGCACTTTTCTGGAACTTCATCAATGATAACAAGGAGTTTTTTGCTAAAAATCCAAGATTGGGAATGATGCTGAGAACGTTCGAAAAAATGCCTGAAGAAAAACGGCAACAGCATATAAAAACAGCAAAGGAAGTTATTAAAAATCTGAAATAA